The genomic stretch TTCTATGGAGACTATGGCTACAAAGGGGCAAATGCTATGAACAGTTGATTTCCAAGGTGATTTGGATGGCTTTTTGCCTTGACATTATAGAAAAGCTGAGGCAAACAGGGAAGAGTCGTGTGCTAGGCAGGCAGTGTTTTCATTGTGATCTTTGAGGTGACAGAGATGCACCTTTATTTCCTGTCACAGCTCTTCTCTGTTAGGAAATGGTATTTACATTCTAAGCAGATAGGGGTATTCCTGAATCCACCTATGGCTAAATACCAGTCATTGGTTTGTAAGAAGTCAGTTTTCCCAGGTTGACTTCAGCTTTAGAAGGCTTGGTTCTTGAATAAGTATAATATCCTACAGCCCTTATGTTAATATTGATATCAGGCCAGAAGTTTCCCTGGGATTCTGTTGCAGTAGATTCGGGACCTAGTTCTGAGAAGAATCCATGGGATTCCAAGAAGAACAATTTCGATTCCTTTTGGGACCAAGACTTCATGTCAGCTTGAGGTAAAAATAGAGAGTGGTTAAACAATGTCCCTGTTAAAGTACACAGAACTTGTCTTAACAAGAGAGAAGTCACACTGGTCAGGAAGCCCCAGGTTTTTCTCAGGGAACTCTTCAAGATGGTGTCTTAGAAGGAGCCAACGAAATTTCCAGAGCCTAGGGAAGCAGTAAACACAGACCTAACACGCTGGGACACTGAGAAGCAAAGTGGAATCCTACTGAtcctttttttgctttcatttcttttttgtcccaTGTAGGTAATTCTCTCGTCATCCCTTCCCCCAAAGGTAAGATGAATCACTGGGCAGGATATATAGCTAGCTGCAGGGTTTCTTCAGCCTTgcgtatgatttttttttttttttttttaattataaaattaccaCAAAATACCTATTCTCTTTGGGGAGGTTATCATTAATGCTTGTTTTTACTGAATGCTTTAACAGTGTTAATGAGTGTGTCTGCTCACCAGTACAGGAAGTACCGTTGCCAGGTAACCACCAGCAAAAACGGCAAAGAAGATGGCATAGGTCATAAGTAGTGGAAATGTGGTGGCCAGAGGAGCAAGCAGGTTAGTGAAACCGCAGAGGATGAGGTAAGACTTGTGGTAATGATACTTCTTGATCCATTCTTGATCAGCAACCCATCCGGAGACTATTTGACTGACTGTCTCAGTGATGCCTGGAACAGCATTGAAAGACCTTATGAAATCCTAATTCCATTTGCCTAGCCCCTTTGAGAAGTGTAGCTGCATTAGACCTCCTTTCCTAAAAGTAATATGGTTTCGTCCTGAGGCTAGGACATATGAGAGAAAAATGGTCTCATTTGTCTGTCGACAGATTCTATCATTACTGTACCTGTTCCAAATACATCTAATAAAATACCGAAAAGGCTCCTTCAGAGTTGGGTGGAAGACccttcaggtattttttttcctgattgcatTTGGAAAGCTCGTACCTCCTGACTGGGAATCCCTGCTTACAGAGGACCATTTGCTCAGGAGGCCTTCCTCAGAGAGGTCCTGCAAGTGAGGGAGTGAATTTTCTAAAAGACTGCTAGACTCTCTGGTCAGTGTGCTGGGGAAGTCATATGGTGGAAGACTGGAGACTATAAATAATAAAGtcttatgttgaaaaaaaaaatagatgttggGACTCTTTATTATGATTGTGTATGAGGGTTTGGTAATTAATTCCTCCTCTGAAGGTTATTATGTTGGAATTAGGAAATCTGGAAGTGCGTGGTCATTTTGAACATTGGAGCTATGGTGTATCTTGAATAAAATTTAAGAACCACAGTTTCCATTCAGTAGCATGATAATAGACGATTCTTAGTTTTTATCGATTATAAGCTAATGTAGCAGTTAAATAATGAAAGATTTTCACTAAGAGTAGCATAAGCTACCGTTGTTTGGTACTTGTAATTCTTCCTATGGTTTTAGACATGAATTGTTCTACAAAAAAAGGGGGAGCGGGACAGAAAATGCATCCTATTATTCCATTTCTGTTCTTACAGTTATTTCCTAGGGTACCAATGGAAACTTTATGTTAGGTTCTTTGGTCTTGTTGCATAGCCCTAAACTGATCTGAATTGATGACTGCCAGGCATTTTAGTGAAAAAAGGCAGTTCAGCTTTGTATCTTTTTCATGTGTACACAAGCTTTAGTTGACTGAAGTGAGGTATCTTTGCAGTTGGAAATGGGGTATGGTCAGTTTTGTAAGGACTTGGTAAGcagtcttttcaagaaattcGCAAGAGAAAAGTTAATATTGAGCTACTTAGAATTTCCAGATGCTTAGAACAATCCAGTTCCAtgtcattccttttcattttcttaagttctCTATTTGGTCCTTTGAGAGGACCCGTCTCTTTTGaagaaagcattttgttttcttacatttttatgaatACACACTAaaatgattgttttcattttttttaatgtttatttttgagagagagtgtgagcaggggtgaggcagagagacagggagacacagaatctgaagcaggctccaggctctgagctgccagcacggagcccgacacggggctcaaactcaggaactgtgagatcatgacctgagccaaagttggtcgcttgaccaactgagccacccaggcgccccaattgttttcatttttaacttaacattcaaatttatttaaaaatttttaagtttatttatttactttgagagagcgtgtgagtgggagaggcacggagagggaggtagagaatccccagcaggctccgcactgccagcgcagagcccagtgcggggcttgagcccagtgcggggcttgaacccacaggctgcaagaccatgacccgagcaaaagtcggatgctcaaccgactgaaccacccagagaCGCCCCtcgaattttttttaaatatcagccaGCCCATTAGTGACTAGCCTTGAGAGacatatttatctgttttactgTGAGTTCAAGGGAAAAAGTTCTTAGCTACACATACTGACAGAACATTATTGAATGCTTACGATGGGCCAGGAACTATTCCAGATGCTACATGCATTGTTTGTTCAATCCTGGTAACCTTATGAGGATAGGTACTGTTATCACtgtattacagatgaggaaattgaggcacagggaACACGACTAACTTGCTGAAGGTTGTACAGGTAGGAAATACAGAGCAAAACCCTGAACCCAGGAAGTCTAACTCCAGAACCAACCTGTGTCCTATGCTGGCTGCCTGTGGTTTTCCTGCTTCCTGGAGTGGCTGTTGCCACTGGGCACCAGCTTTTTAAAACCGAGTATTTATCCAACAATTATttaacgggggcgcctgggtggcccagttggttaagcgtccgactccatctcaggtcatgatctcgcggttcgtgagttcgagccccgcatcaggctctgtgctgacagctcaaagcctggagcctgcttccaattctgtgtctccgtctctctctgcccctcgcccactcgcactctgtctctcaaacataaacattaaaaaaaaacaaccctcaaaataaaaacaaaaaaaatgaacaagcctTGCTTGGGGGCCACTGTCTGCTATAGGGAGCCTGTGTGTAAGGTACAGTGACAGGTCTGTGGAGGGATACGCCAGGTGCTCCCACCAGCCTCCAAAGACTTCTTTTTCCCTGGCCCTCCCACAACTCCTTTAAAAACCATTGtttagtttataaataaaatcgGTAACTTTTTGTAAAATTAAGTTCCTTTTGAGTTTGAGGTTAAAGTAAAGCTTCCTTACCAGCTACCGAAACGAGGAAGGTGGCATCCATGAAGTCAATCCCCAGTGTTTTGGCTCTGGCTACCAGGTGAAAAGTAGGGATGAAATATGCCAACTGACTGAGGAGGAAAGACCAGGTAAATATGTAgaagaaaggatttttaaaaagggaaatgtcGAAGTTTTGCTTACAGCTCCGTGAAATAGCCTCTTTCTCATAACCGTCTTCATTGGTTATTAGGAACACACGGTTTCCATCAGGCCCATTGTTGaactctttgcttttattttgtgacACTATTAAACTTGGACCAGGTTGTCCAGCCTTCTGCATAGCACTGTCCCTGATGGTGGTGACCTCTTGTGTCTCATTGCAGGATGACGTTTCTGTCGCACACACTGCCCCTGGGTTACTTGTAGACAAGCGGCTACCTCTATTTTTAACATCAGAATTGTTCTCGCTTGCAATATGGATGGGTCTTAAGAGCATACTGGAAGGCACCAAATTCAGTGTAAGTGCTCCAAGTAGTATAAGGGCACCTaaataggggagagagagagtgagaagttAAGTTAAATATTACCCCTCTCATTTCACAGTACTCTGTGTTCTTAGGCTCAGAAGGGGCCCCACCACTAAATGTATTCTGTCATAGTGTAATAATTCCTGAAGACACTACTTTGTCCCCTAAACTGAAGTATCTGAATCTGTTGACTTCATTTTTAGCCCTGCACACCACTGTATCCTTGTGGAAACAGGGCATCCTTTGaaaatagaaaaccagaaagcTGCACCAGGAGATGGCGTGGAAGGAGAGAGTGTTGTTTGtgtaagaggaaaaagaagaggtttGGGTGGGGAGCATGCGGTGTGTGTGTTAAGGGGGGGGTTATATTTGAAATGTTAGAGAATTACAGTGTGTTTTAAATAGCGATTCAGGATATCCTGAAGTAGGGATATAGATTTAGGGATAGAGAATACAGCATTAAGGGGCAAGCCTCTCATctcatgactttttaaatttccttgaaAGAAGACAGATGCCAGTCTCGCCTTGGCAGCTGAGTAGTTGCTTGGTCTCAGCATGGCCTGACCAAAGCTGTGGGCTGTGCCTCGTACTTCCAGAGATGGAATTGGCTGTAGGTTCGGCCGTCTTGGCTTATGGATTTGCCGGCTCGTTCTGTGTACCGTGAGGCCACCGGTGGGTTTTCACTTGGGAAAGGAAAGAGTCAACAAGAATGCTCTGCAGGTAGAAATAGGCTTGTGTATATTCCTACATATGTACTTCTACCCATAGATACACGTATGTTTTTCTAGTACTTTAAGATGATTTTAATCCTTAAATGTTTTAGCATAGGCACAAAGAAAATTGTGGTCAAATGGTGTTCATTTGTGAAAACTCTATAGTCGACGCTGTATAAAAGGCTATGAATTAAGGAACATAATGCTGTTTTTACCCCCCCCccggtttgtttttttttttttttttttttttttgtctgttttggtgAGCTGGATGGGGGAGGCAGTTTTAAATGCAGATTTGTCTTAAGGGAAGATGTACCAAGAGAATGCTTTCATggtgaaagaggaggagggagtccTCGGGTCCCCAGGAGTATCACTTTCCCTGCAAGGTGTTTCCCCAGCTGCACAGAGTGCCCTCCCTTTGCTGAACTCAGAGTTGCTCGTGGCAGCTGGCAGAACCCGCAAATCGTTCAGTACCTCTTCTGCTGTGTGTTCTccagggaagaggaggaacaTGTCTGCTTTAGAAATCATGCTTATTTCCTCCCCGGCTCAAAAATCCTTCACTTGatcagagtggggggtgggggcgggggggaaagcTAAACATCAAATCTTACAGAGTTGATAGTTTAGAAACAGAATGACTCACCTGTCCAGTCATACAGATCTATCAGGACTTTTGTTAAAGGTGCTAACAGAAATGTGAGTCCCATCCCAGAACGGGCAATAGCTGTAGAAAGAGCCAGTCGTTTTTTGAAGTATTTGGTAGTTACCACAGCAGCTGTTTGGTACAAGAAGGCAGCACccaaacctaaaaaacaaaaacaaaaaaccaatagtGTGGAATCACATGAAGTGACTTGGTACCAGATGATCTCTTCTCCCTGACCTGAGATGTAGAAGGAGGCCTTTGGGGCCCATGGACGAGACGGTAAAGTTCCATCTCGCATAGTCTGGTTTTTACAATGGACTCACCAGGTAAAAGTCCCATAGTCACACAAAGAAAGGGAATGCTAGTGGCCCAGCTGCTGATCAGATATCCACCAGTAACAAGGAGAGCCCCGAGAATGGAGGCAGTCTTCTCTCCGGTTATGTCACAAATCATGGCAACCAGAGGTCCtcggaaaaaggaagaaaggcaaatactgggTAAGTGCTTTGGCGTTCCTGATGCACAATTTAAAGCAACCGAAGGAAAAGGACTTGGGAGTATTGTGTATCCTTTAGAAAGGTGTCTGGATTGGGTTTCTTAatattctgttttgctttttggaaGAAGAGTTGTTTTGCTTTAAAGAGAATTGTAAATAAGCTGGTTTGAAAATGCATTATAAAACCGCAACCTGAGGGGCGCTTGACAGGCTCATTCGGAAGAGCATGCGACCCGATTTCAGGATCTTGAGTTTGAAcgctgtgttgggtgtagagatgacgtaaataaataaaacctaacaaCAGTAACACAAAATGGGATTGCATCTGGTGACTCAGGACTAGAACAGGGTTCAATCATTAATCCACTCTACCATGTTTTAGCCCCaaatagaagcaaagaaagaggaattggttctctgtgttgttttaagtgtGCTTAGGTGATGGGCCCACAACTTCATGGCCTGATTTCCCAGAGAGACTGGCTCACTGAACCGATGTTAAGGCACTGTGGAAAGAAACAAGGCATGAAAAATTGAATCATGGAAGTAAATAGTTGAATTCTTCAACTTTCtttgaatgttaatttttctgattttgcCAGGGAGAGGCTCAACACTGCAAGCCCTGAACTTTTCTCAGTCTTGCCTGTTAATGAATTTGAGTTTTAGCAAGCTTCAATCTTAAATGACTGACAGATGAGTCTTCTTGGAATTTCCCTATGTGGTTCTTTTCCTTGGACGGCAAGCTTATGGCCAGCTTTATACCTGCAGAATAACTAATTGATGACATGATGGATCCAATCCAGCCAGTTTGCCTTGAGCTGCTTTCAAATTCTTCTtggaaaaccacaaagaaaattgCAAACGTCTTGGTCATTCCCATCACAAACACATTTACCTAAATCAAAGCAGACCAAAGTTCGGTATAAGTGAGCCATTACAGAGAAGGTCACAGCTGCTCATGTTGataacccctccccccaccaccaccacccccagctcACCAGGATTTACCAATTTGTTTGAGGCTtcctcattttattatattttgtggGGGCGGCCATCCCCACGGAGTGTCGAACTACTTTATGCAAAagtctctcatttaatcctcattacaAGGCTATGGAATAGATGGTTTTTTGGAATGtgaagttcagagagattaaaagttGCTCAAGATAGGGATGCTGAaggtgagatttgaacccagatagaCTGACTCCAGACCAACCACTCTACCATCCTATTGGGGTACCAtctgttaggggcacctggccagctcagctGGAGGAgcagtgactcttgatctcaaggtcgtttgagcctcatgttgggtgtagagattacttaaataagtaaaaattaaaaaaaaaaaaaaatctgttaaagaCCGCTAATTACAGTTACCTTCGTGAGAGAAGCACATTGGTCCAAGAGATGAAGAATTGTTCCCATTGGTTCTTAGATTAGCTCTGCCTTAACTTTGCTTAAACCGAGAACCCTTCCTCACTTGACAAGTAGGGTTACCATTCACTTTATCATCCAAATAGAAACACTTGAGAGTGGAAAACAGCACTACTAATTTATGCCAGAGCAGCAAGGGTTAACAGGTTGGAGGGTCACCTTACTTACGGTTGGTCATGTGCCCCATCCTTTTCTATTGTCCCACCTAACCCTCCTTGCCCACACCACCCTTCTCCCTTCTACTAGGAGGAATGTTCCTTTTGAGGTCAAGTTTTCTTTCTGTGGCCTCTTAACATTGGTTTCTGAGAATTCTGATTAGTTTGGGGGCAGTTGAAGATCAGTGGTCAGGAGGGAGAACTGGAAGGGAAGCCACTCGGCCAGGGTCTGCAGCCTCTCAGAGCCGAGCATGTGTATCCACTGCCTCCAGGGGCTTCCTTGCTTCCGCTTTCTTTTTTGTCGGTGGCCTTGACTTTTCAAGGCCACTTTctcagctctctgctctcagcgtgGCATCACTTAAGAACCACAGACCCCGCTAATTCCACTTAGCTCTGTCCACGTGGCAAGTATCACCCCCTGTCGCTCTGCCCTCATCTCACTTTGTGCCCACTCCACAGACAGCCGGTCACTCAGGGTTTCTGAGTGTAATAAGTGTGAGCACTCTCCTGCAGTCAGCCTCTGTTGgcctgaatcctggctccacttCCAGTTAGggatgtgaccttgggcaaaccgCTTCACAGAATTTCAGCGTTCTCTTTTGTAAAGCCGGGAGAAAGGAAATGTTACCttgctcagagagcgggaagaTTGAGAAAATTCGGGTTCTTTATAGCATTTAATGCTCAAGCTGTTAGCTGTGATTCTGTTATCTTGCGTAGCCAACTGTATCTAACCCAGATCAACTCATCCAAAACTGAACTCCTCTCCCTTATCCCACGCCTCCTCTTTTCATTGGTACCACCCACTCACCTGCCTCCTCTTAGGCATCTCTTTCCCTCAGCTAGTACATGCCAAATAAGACCTTCCCCCGCTATCCCCTTCACTCGACCCTTGTTTCAGACGAGGATTATTTCTTGTGTGGACTAAGGAGCTAAGAATCGGTAGTGTTCCAAGGTTGTGTTGCAAAAAGTTGGGCACGGTGAGAAGACGGTCCCTTAgtgtatttttcccattctgagtTGATAGTAGCCACAAAATCCCCCTTATTCGGAGTGAACAGTGCCATGGACACCTGGGCCGTACCTTCACAAGTGGAAAAGACATGTGATCAGGGCCTCATTCAGGCCATTTGTAATCCTAATATTCCTCAAAGGTGCTTCTATCAGGAAACGAGGCTAGAGAACAAGAGCAAGCCTTGGGTGGCCTagacttgtttttctcatttcgaAGTGCAGAGTGGTGATTGCATCATCTCGTGAGCAAGGAACACCACGGTGAGGCACATTCTGTACAAtgcccttcctctttttctgtggACCCGGGTCCTGGGCTGGCATCTACACGGGTGCTGACGTCTGCTCTTAGCCACCTGAATTTGGCTAGCTTCTTGTCCCCCAGTACAGGACCTTTCCTCTCTGGTCTGTCCTTGATGTGTGGGCGTAGCAGCAGTGGGTGGGTAGGACTTGTCTCATAACTGGCTCTGCGTTTTCACTGTGTGTCAAGAAAGCCAAGGCCACAGCCTTTGCAtgtgccctgcctccctccctccctcccttaacTTGTAACTTTCCAACTTTGTTTCTCTTGACTCCTATCTCAAAACTCTTTTTCCCAAGGTCTGGATTTTCCCTTCGTTATCCGAGCAGGCTAGGTTCTACTACGCTGTCCCAGGCTCTCCACCAGCGTCGGGTGGGTTTCGGGCCTGGCCCAGAGTCCACCTCAGACACTGAATGGGCTTGCCCCCCAATAAAAGCTCCTAGAAATTCTCCTGTGACTGACCCAGTcccctcattttctttgtatctttaagAGCACCCCCAACCCCAGTGCGCACGCAGTGAGAGCTCCCTCACCAGGTCCATCTGACTAGAGTATTGTATTGGGAGAGGGCACTGGATCAGCCACAGTGGCCCTTTTGAATAGAGAGTATCAGGCTTTGTCGGAAATGATGGGGTAATTACTGTTTAATAACCACTTCCTTCTACCCTGGGTCCCTCTCTGTTATCACCCcagctcttccttctttcctggccTGCACAAACTTCAGAGGAGAGTCTGCTAGGCTCTCTCCACTTCCTCACATCCTGCCACTGGCTACCGACTCTTAGCGAGGCTACCGGAGTCTTCCTTGTCGCTGACCTAATGACCTGTCATTTCTGTGGCATCTGACCTCACGGCAGCACCTGTT from Panthera leo isolate Ple1 chromosome C1, P.leo_Ple1_pat1.1, whole genome shotgun sequence encodes the following:
- the SLC16A4 gene encoding monocarboxylate transporter 5 codes for the protein MRRRAGKARPYTKALDGGWGWMVVFHFFLVNVFVMGMTKTFAIFFVVFQEEFESSSRQTGWIGSIMSSISYSAGPLVAMICDITGEKTASILGALLVTGGYLISSWATSIPFLCVTMGLLPGLGAAFLYQTAAVVTTKYFKKRLALSTAIARSGMGLTFLLAPLTKVLIDLYDWTGALILLGALTLNLVPSSMLLRPIHIASENNSDVKNRGSRLSTSNPGAVCATETSSCNETQEVTTIRDSAMQKAGQPGPSLIVSQNKSKEFNNGPDGNRVFLITNEDGYEKEAISRSCKQNFDISLFKNPFFYIFTWSFLLSQLAYFIPTFHLVARAKTLGIDFMDATFLVSVAGITETVSQIVSGWVADQEWIKKYHYHKSYLILCGFTNLLAPLATTFPLLMTYAIFFAVFAGGYLATVLPVLVDLSGSSRIHRFLGLAAFFAGMAILSGPPIAGWLYDYTQTYTGSFYFSGTCYLLSSVSFFFVPLAERWKKQSLTRERKDCNEARA